From a region of the Plodia interpunctella isolate USDA-ARS_2022_Savannah chromosome 13, ilPloInte3.2, whole genome shotgun sequence genome:
- the tra2 gene encoding transformer-2 protein homolog beta isoform X2 has translation MSDRERSRSRTRNGSREPPKAVVMSRGHSRSRSRTPPPPKTSSRKYRSPTRSRSGSPRRGYRSRYSRSRSRSYSPRGSYRRSHSHSPMSSRRRHMGDRKQAAHLVENPTPSRCLGVFGLSLYTTEQQINHIFSKYGNVDKVQVVIDAKTGRSRGFCFVYFENQEDAKLAKNECTGMEIDGRRIRVDFSITQRAHTPTPGIYMGKPTSVSRGDNGYDRRGRDRDYFSSPSDYYYRGGGGGYRDRDYYHRGYRHRSPSPHYRRSRRYERERSYSPRRY, from the exons ATGTCTGATCGAGAG AGAAGTCGCTCGAGAACTCGAAACGGGTCTCGGGAGCCGCCAAAAGCTGTAGTAATGTCTCGTGGGCACAGCCGTAGCCGGTCTAGGACGCCGCCTCCGCCAAAGACATCAAGCAGAAAATATAGAAGCCC CACCCGTTCCCGCTCGGGCTCCCCGCGCCGCGGATACCGCTCGAGGTACTCCCGAAGCCGCAGCCGCTCCTACTCCCCCCGTGGCTCTTACAGGCGCTCGCATTCCCACAGCCCCATGTCTTCGAGGCGACGACATATGGGAGACAGG AAGCAGGCAGCCCACCTCGTG GAGAATCCAACACCTTCTCGATGCCTTGGTGTCTTCGGCCTGAGTCTGTACACCACAGAGCAGCAGATCAACCACATCTTCTCGAAATATGGCAATGTTGATAAAGTACAAGTTGTTATAGATGCCAAG ACCGGTCGTTCCCGCGGTTTCTGCTTCGTGTACTTCGAGAACCAGGAAGACGCTAAGCTTGCCAAGAACGAGTGCACCGGCATGGAGATTGACGGGCGTCGCATCCGAGTGGACTTCTCCATCACTCAGCGTGCCCACACTCCCACCCCTGGGATCTACATGGGCAAGCCAAC tagCGTGAGCAGAGGTGATAATGGCTACGACAGACGCGGCAGGGATAGAGA TTATTTTTCCTCCCCCAGCGATTACTACTACCGCGGGGGCGGCGGCGGTTACCGCGACCGCGACTACTATCACCGCGGCTACCGCCACCGCTCGCCGTCGCCGCACTACCGCCGCTCGCGCCGCTACGAGCGGGAGCGCTCGTACTCGCCGC GTCGTTATTAG
- the tra2 gene encoding transformer-2 protein homolog alpha isoform X5: MSDRERSRSRTRNGSREPPKAVVMSRGHSRSRSRTPPPPKTSSRKYRSPTRSRSGSPRRGYRSRYSRSRSRSYSPRGSYRRSHSHSPMSSRRRHMGDRENPTPSRCLGVFGLSLYTTEQQINHIFSKYGNVDKVQVVIDAKTGRSRGFCFVYFENQEDAKLAKNECTGMEIDGRRIRVDFSITQRAHTPTPGIYMGKPTSVSRGDNGYDRRGRDRDDYYYRGGGGGYRDRDYYHRGYRHRSPSPHYRRSRRYERERSYSPRIETRSKG; this comes from the exons ATGTCTGATCGAGAG AGAAGTCGCTCGAGAACTCGAAACGGGTCTCGGGAGCCGCCAAAAGCTGTAGTAATGTCTCGTGGGCACAGCCGTAGCCGGTCTAGGACGCCGCCTCCGCCAAAGACATCAAGCAGAAAATATAGAAGCCC CACCCGTTCCCGCTCGGGCTCCCCGCGCCGCGGATACCGCTCGAGGTACTCCCGAAGCCGCAGCCGCTCCTACTCCCCCCGTGGCTCTTACAGGCGCTCGCATTCCCACAGCCCCATGTCTTCGAGGCGACGACATATGGGAGACAGG GAGAATCCAACACCTTCTCGATGCCTTGGTGTCTTCGGCCTGAGTCTGTACACCACAGAGCAGCAGATCAACCACATCTTCTCGAAATATGGCAATGTTGATAAAGTACAAGTTGTTATAGATGCCAAG ACCGGTCGTTCCCGCGGTTTCTGCTTCGTGTACTTCGAGAACCAGGAAGACGCTAAGCTTGCCAAGAACGAGTGCACCGGCATGGAGATTGACGGGCGTCGCATCCGAGTGGACTTCTCCATCACTCAGCGTGCCCACACTCCCACCCCTGGGATCTACATGGGCAAGCCAAC tagCGTGAGCAGAGGTGATAATGGCTACGACAGACGCGGCAGGGATAGAGA CGATTACTACTACCGCGGGGGCGGCGGCGGTTACCGCGACCGCGACTACTATCACCGCGGCTACCGCCACCGCTCGCCGTCGCCGCACTACCGCCGCTCGCGCCGCTACGAGCGGGAGCGCTCGTACTCGCCGC gTATTGAAACAAGAAGTAAAGGATGA
- the tra2 gene encoding transformer-2 protein homolog alpha isoform X3, which produces MSDRERSRSRTRNGSREPPKAVVMSRGHSRSRSRTPPPPKTSSRKYRSPTRSRSGSPRRGYRSRYSRSRSRSYSPRGSYRRSHSHSPMSSRRRHMGDRKQAAHLVENPTPSRCLGVFGLSLYTTEQQINHIFSKYGNVDKVQVVIDAKTGRSRGFCFVYFENQEDAKLAKNECTGMEIDGRRIRVDFSITQRAHTPTPGIYMGKPTSVSRGDNGYDRRGRDRDDYYYRGGGGGYRDRDYYHRGYRHRSPSPHYRRSRRYERERSYSPRIETRSKG; this is translated from the exons ATGTCTGATCGAGAG AGAAGTCGCTCGAGAACTCGAAACGGGTCTCGGGAGCCGCCAAAAGCTGTAGTAATGTCTCGTGGGCACAGCCGTAGCCGGTCTAGGACGCCGCCTCCGCCAAAGACATCAAGCAGAAAATATAGAAGCCC CACCCGTTCCCGCTCGGGCTCCCCGCGCCGCGGATACCGCTCGAGGTACTCCCGAAGCCGCAGCCGCTCCTACTCCCCCCGTGGCTCTTACAGGCGCTCGCATTCCCACAGCCCCATGTCTTCGAGGCGACGACATATGGGAGACAGG AAGCAGGCAGCCCACCTCGTG GAGAATCCAACACCTTCTCGATGCCTTGGTGTCTTCGGCCTGAGTCTGTACACCACAGAGCAGCAGATCAACCACATCTTCTCGAAATATGGCAATGTTGATAAAGTACAAGTTGTTATAGATGCCAAG ACCGGTCGTTCCCGCGGTTTCTGCTTCGTGTACTTCGAGAACCAGGAAGACGCTAAGCTTGCCAAGAACGAGTGCACCGGCATGGAGATTGACGGGCGTCGCATCCGAGTGGACTTCTCCATCACTCAGCGTGCCCACACTCCCACCCCTGGGATCTACATGGGCAAGCCAAC tagCGTGAGCAGAGGTGATAATGGCTACGACAGACGCGGCAGGGATAGAGA CGATTACTACTACCGCGGGGGCGGCGGCGGTTACCGCGACCGCGACTACTATCACCGCGGCTACCGCCACCGCTCGCCGTCGCCGCACTACCGCCGCTCGCGCCGCTACGAGCGGGAGCGCTCGTACTCGCCGC gTATTGAAACAAGAAGTAAAGGATGA
- the tra2 gene encoding transformer-2 protein homolog alpha isoform X1, with translation MSDRERSRSRTRNGSREPPKAVVMSRGHSRSRSRTPPPPKTSSRKYRSPTRSRSGSPRRGYRSRYSRSRSRSYSPRGSYRRSHSHSPMSSRRRHMGDRKQAAHLVENPTPSRCLGVFGLSLYTTEQQINHIFSKYGNVDKVQVVIDAKTGRSRGFCFVYFENQEDAKLAKNECTGMEIDGRRIRVDFSITQRAHTPTPGIYMGKPTSVSRGDNGYDRRGRDRDYFSSPSDYYYRGGGGGYRDRDYYHRGYRHRSPSPHYRRSRRYERERSYSPRIETRSKG, from the exons ATGTCTGATCGAGAG AGAAGTCGCTCGAGAACTCGAAACGGGTCTCGGGAGCCGCCAAAAGCTGTAGTAATGTCTCGTGGGCACAGCCGTAGCCGGTCTAGGACGCCGCCTCCGCCAAAGACATCAAGCAGAAAATATAGAAGCCC CACCCGTTCCCGCTCGGGCTCCCCGCGCCGCGGATACCGCTCGAGGTACTCCCGAAGCCGCAGCCGCTCCTACTCCCCCCGTGGCTCTTACAGGCGCTCGCATTCCCACAGCCCCATGTCTTCGAGGCGACGACATATGGGAGACAGG AAGCAGGCAGCCCACCTCGTG GAGAATCCAACACCTTCTCGATGCCTTGGTGTCTTCGGCCTGAGTCTGTACACCACAGAGCAGCAGATCAACCACATCTTCTCGAAATATGGCAATGTTGATAAAGTACAAGTTGTTATAGATGCCAAG ACCGGTCGTTCCCGCGGTTTCTGCTTCGTGTACTTCGAGAACCAGGAAGACGCTAAGCTTGCCAAGAACGAGTGCACCGGCATGGAGATTGACGGGCGTCGCATCCGAGTGGACTTCTCCATCACTCAGCGTGCCCACACTCCCACCCCTGGGATCTACATGGGCAAGCCAAC tagCGTGAGCAGAGGTGATAATGGCTACGACAGACGCGGCAGGGATAGAGA TTATTTTTCCTCCCCCAGCGATTACTACTACCGCGGGGGCGGCGGCGGTTACCGCGACCGCGACTACTATCACCGCGGCTACCGCCACCGCTCGCCGTCGCCGCACTACCGCCGCTCGCGCCGCTACGAGCGGGAGCGCTCGTACTCGCCGC gTATTGAAACAAGAAGTAAAGGATGA
- the tra2 gene encoding transformer-2 protein homolog beta isoform X4, with the protein MSDRERSRSRTRNGSREPPKAVVMSRGHSRSRSRTPPPPKTSSRKYRSPTRSRSGSPRRGYRSRYSRSRSRSYSPRGSYRRSHSHSPMSSRRRHMGDRENPTPSRCLGVFGLSLYTTEQQINHIFSKYGNVDKVQVVIDAKTGRSRGFCFVYFENQEDAKLAKNECTGMEIDGRRIRVDFSITQRAHTPTPGIYMGKPTSVSRGDNGYDRRGRDRDYFSSPSDYYYRGGGGGYRDRDYYHRGYRHRSPSPHYRRSRRYERERSYSPRIETRSKG; encoded by the exons ATGTCTGATCGAGAG AGAAGTCGCTCGAGAACTCGAAACGGGTCTCGGGAGCCGCCAAAAGCTGTAGTAATGTCTCGTGGGCACAGCCGTAGCCGGTCTAGGACGCCGCCTCCGCCAAAGACATCAAGCAGAAAATATAGAAGCCC CACCCGTTCCCGCTCGGGCTCCCCGCGCCGCGGATACCGCTCGAGGTACTCCCGAAGCCGCAGCCGCTCCTACTCCCCCCGTGGCTCTTACAGGCGCTCGCATTCCCACAGCCCCATGTCTTCGAGGCGACGACATATGGGAGACAGG GAGAATCCAACACCTTCTCGATGCCTTGGTGTCTTCGGCCTGAGTCTGTACACCACAGAGCAGCAGATCAACCACATCTTCTCGAAATATGGCAATGTTGATAAAGTACAAGTTGTTATAGATGCCAAG ACCGGTCGTTCCCGCGGTTTCTGCTTCGTGTACTTCGAGAACCAGGAAGACGCTAAGCTTGCCAAGAACGAGTGCACCGGCATGGAGATTGACGGGCGTCGCATCCGAGTGGACTTCTCCATCACTCAGCGTGCCCACACTCCCACCCCTGGGATCTACATGGGCAAGCCAAC tagCGTGAGCAGAGGTGATAATGGCTACGACAGACGCGGCAGGGATAGAGA TTATTTTTCCTCCCCCAGCGATTACTACTACCGCGGGGGCGGCGGCGGTTACCGCGACCGCGACTACTATCACCGCGGCTACCGCCACCGCTCGCCGTCGCCGCACTACCGCCGCTCGCGCCGCTACGAGCGGGAGCGCTCGTACTCGCCGC gTATTGAAACAAGAAGTAAAGGATGA